One Methylocapsa sp. D3K7 DNA window includes the following coding sequences:
- a CDS encoding DinB family protein, with protein sequence MIDKQFVKQMAKYNRWQNANLYACGDELSDEDRKSELGAFFGSIHATLNHLLWADRIWMHRFAGTAKPSEDIKASVVRISNWLDLKQDRESLDEVILQWAEGLAEEWLDGELTWYSGAAQAEITRPNWILVSHMFNHQTHHRGQVHCMITQYGLKPRDTDLMIMPVSID encoded by the coding sequence ATACAATCGCTGGCAAAACGCCAACCTGTACGCGTGCGGGGATGAACTTTCCGACGAGGACCGCAAAAGCGAGCTGGGCGCCTTCTTCGGTTCCATCCACGCCACGCTCAATCACTTGCTGTGGGCGGATCGCATTTGGATGCATCGTTTCGCTGGCACGGCAAAACCGTCCGAGGATATCAAGGCCTCGGTCGTGCGCATATCGAACTGGCTGGATCTCAAACAAGATCGTGAATCTCTCGATGAGGTGATCCTGCAATGGGCAGAAGGGCTCGCCGAAGAGTGGCTTGACGGTGAGCTGACCTGGTATTCAGGGGCCGCGCAAGCGGAGATCACACGTCCGAATTGGATTTTGGTCTCCCATATGTTCAATCATCAAACCCACCACCGCGGCCAGGTCCACTGCATGATCACACAATATGGCCTTAAGCCGCGCGACACGGACCTGATGATCATGCCCGTGAGCATTGATTGA
- a CDS encoding N-acetyltransferase — MADVSLTLSPQTPADLAAIEKLDERAFGPGRFARSAYRLREGVAPDYSLSFVARVGSLMVGANRMTPIFCGECPALLLGPLTVDPPFRSGGIGEELVMKSLQAARTAGHQLVLLVGDMSYYGKMGFFPVPPGRLVFAGPVDPDRLLYCELVEGAFDGVKGKVWRVSRQGAAR; from the coding sequence ATGGCGGATGTTTCCCTCACCCTCAGCCCACAAACGCCCGCCGATCTCGCGGCGATCGAAAAACTGGACGAACGTGCCTTTGGGCCGGGACGCTTCGCCCGCTCCGCCTACCGGCTGCGCGAAGGGGTCGCGCCGGACTACAGCCTGTCCTTCGTTGCAAGGGTCGGCTCCTTGATGGTCGGCGCCAACCGGATGACGCCCATTTTTTGCGGTGAGTGCCCAGCGCTGCTGCTCGGACCTCTGACAGTCGATCCGCCATTTCGCTCGGGCGGCATTGGTGAAGAGCTGGTGATGAAATCGCTTCAAGCAGCGCGGACGGCAGGGCACCAGCTGGTCCTGCTCGTCGGTGACATGTCCTATTACGGCAAGATGGGTTTTTTTCCGGTGCCGCCGGGCAGACTCGTTTTCGCCGGACCCGTCGATCCCGATAGGCTGCTTTATTGCGAACTCGTCGAAGGTGCCTTCGATGGGGTCAAGGGCAAGG